A DNA window from Chryseobacterium sp. MEBOG06 contains the following coding sequences:
- a CDS encoding SusD/RagB family nutrient-binding outer membrane lipoprotein, which translates to MKNTIIFSSFLALLLVGCTSDDVNLDPHVVYNASPEPLITYAQKELSDYMTTPSVNENNFRLTMQYWQETTYVSESNYNFTGRNVSNNVWGDHYVNVLNNLNKAKEFIEQYQPVPSELSTWPAKKKNQLAIIDILSVYTFQTLVDTFGDVPYSQALNNDLFPLPAYDDDAKIYQDLISRLKIDINNLERGKGTFGPGDIIYGGDIGKWQKFGNSLLLKLGIAISDVNPSLAQSSINTAITGGVITDESQSGLFGYLAATANFNPLFENLIVSGRDDFFAGKPFVNFLNTTSDPRVSKYFQDVDGEYIGQTIGVAGNFTDFSAPGIFAYTLTTPGNLITHTEVAFYLAEAAARFGIGGNPEILYQNAVQASFREWGLTHQETQNYLTAHPYNAGNWKKSIGEQAWVAMYNHPVVSWNFYRRLDYPVLQAPPTAIANADGKVPVRLQYPTLEATTNGTNYAKAAAAIGGDKLTTKVFWDIH; encoded by the coding sequence ATGAAAAATACCATTATATTCAGTTCTTTTTTAGCATTACTGCTGGTAGGATGTACATCAGACGACGTCAATCTTGATCCCCATGTCGTCTACAATGCAAGTCCTGAACCTCTTATTACTTATGCGCAAAAGGAGCTGAGTGATTATATGACCACGCCGAGTGTTAACGAAAACAATTTCCGGCTTACCATGCAGTACTGGCAGGAAACCACTTACGTGAGTGAAAGCAATTATAATTTTACGGGCCGAAACGTCTCTAATAACGTATGGGGTGATCATTATGTAAATGTGCTTAATAATCTTAATAAAGCAAAAGAATTTATAGAACAATACCAGCCCGTTCCTTCAGAGCTCAGCACATGGCCTGCGAAGAAAAAAAATCAGTTAGCCATTATAGATATTCTGTCCGTTTATACCTTTCAAACCTTAGTTGATACTTTTGGAGATGTGCCCTACAGCCAGGCTCTTAACAATGATTTGTTTCCGCTTCCTGCTTATGATGACGACGCAAAGATCTATCAGGACCTGATCAGCCGTTTAAAAATTGATATCAATAATCTGGAAAGAGGAAAGGGGACTTTTGGCCCGGGGGACATCATCTACGGAGGTGATATCGGAAAATGGCAAAAGTTTGGAAATTCGCTGCTCCTGAAGTTGGGAATTGCAATTTCTGATGTTAACCCTTCCTTAGCACAATCCAGTATTAATACGGCAATTACGGGTGGTGTTATTACAGATGAATCACAGAGCGGCCTTTTTGGATATCTTGCTGCCACTGCCAATTTTAATCCGTTATTTGAAAATCTGATTGTGAGTGGAAGAGATGATTTTTTCGCGGGTAAACCGTTTGTCAATTTCCTTAATACAACCTCAGACCCGAGAGTTTCCAAATACTTCCAGGATGTAGACGGAGAATACATTGGGCAGACTATTGGTGTAGCCGGAAATTTTACAGATTTTTCTGCTCCGGGTATTTTTGCTTATACTTTGACAACTCCGGGAAATCTCATTACGCATACTGAAGTTGCTTTTTATCTGGCGGAAGCTGCCGCAAGATTCGGAATTGGAGGAAATCCCGAAATCCTATATCAGAATGCAGTTCAGGCTTCATTCAGAGAATGGGGGCTTACCCACCAGGAGACTCAAAATTATCTTACAGCCCATCCTTACAATGCGGGCAACTGGAAAAAATCTATTGGAGAACAAGCCTGGGTTGCAATGTATAATCATCCCGTGGTCTCCTGGAATTTTTACCGCCGTCTGGATTATCCTGTATTACAGGCCCCGCCTACTGCCATTGCCAACGCAGATGGAAAAGTACCCGTAAGACTTCAATATCCCACTCTGGAAGCCACTACAAATGGAACCAATTATGCCAAAGCCGCCGCGGCAATAGGAGGAGATAAACTGACTACCAAAGTTTTCTGGGATATACATTAA
- the mug gene encoding G/U mismatch-specific DNA glycosylase, which produces MLTDIIAPDLQVIFCGINPGLKSADDGHHFSGRSNRFWRVLHQSGFTPYEIEAVHDTDLLNFGYGLTTAVARATSRADELSKEEFDNSLEDFKTKITQFHPQYLVFLGKAAYKAFSKKKDILWGEQKEDFCGAKVWVLPNTSGLNRGFSLDDLVAHYRAFYQVISK; this is translated from the coding sequence ATGTTAACAGATATTATTGCTCCTGATCTTCAGGTTATTTTTTGTGGAATTAATCCCGGTTTAAAATCAGCAGACGATGGCCATCATTTTTCAGGAAGAAGCAACCGCTTTTGGAGGGTTCTGCATCAATCCGGTTTTACGCCTTATGAGATTGAAGCTGTGCACGATACTGATCTTTTAAATTTTGGATATGGGCTGACAACCGCTGTAGCAAGAGCGACTTCCCGTGCTGATGAACTTTCAAAAGAAGAATTTGACAATTCCCTTGAAGATTTCAAAACCAAAATTACTCAATTTCATCCTCAATATCTGGTTTTCCTTGGCAAGGCAGCCTATAAAGCATTTTCTAAAAAGAAAGACATTCTGTGGGGAGAGCAGAAAGAAGACTTCTGTGGTGCTAAAGTCTGGGTTTTACCTAATACAAGTGGCTTGAACCGGGGATTTTCTCTTGATGATCTTGTTGCCCATTACCGTGCATTTTATCAGGTTATTTCAAAATAA
- a CDS encoding DNA-3-methyladenine glycosylase yields MKLPLSYYSNQDVLFLAKNLLGKVLFTDIDGDITGGIIVETEAYFGIQDKASHAYGGRRTNRTEILYSHGGLSYVYLCYGIHHLFNIVTSVENEPNAVLIRAVEPLIGKEIMEARRKMPAAKAAISSGPGSAAKALGIDLTFNKKELTGDEIWIEDQGFQYNDDEIIASPRIGVAYAQEDALLPWRFFVKGNKYVSKPNKI; encoded by the coding sequence TTGAAACTGCCTCTTTCCTACTATTCAAATCAGGATGTCCTTTTTCTGGCCAAAAACCTTTTGGGAAAAGTACTTTTTACAGATATTGACGGTGATATAACCGGCGGAATCATTGTAGAAACAGAAGCTTATTTCGGAATACAGGATAAGGCTTCCCATGCGTATGGAGGCAGACGTACAAACCGTACTGAGATATTGTACAGCCATGGAGGACTTTCCTATGTGTACTTATGCTACGGAATTCATCACCTTTTTAATATTGTAACCTCCGTTGAAAATGAACCAAATGCTGTATTAATAAGGGCTGTTGAACCATTGATAGGCAAAGAAATCATGGAAGCCAGACGAAAAATGCCGGCTGCTAAAGCTGCGATATCTTCCGGTCCCGGATCTGCTGCAAAAGCATTAGGTATCGACCTTACTTTTAATAAAAAAGAGCTGACCGGAGATGAAATATGGATTGAAGATCAAGGATTTCAATATAATGATGATGAAATTATAGCGAGCCCCCGTATAGGAGTTGCATATGCACAGGAAGATGCCCTTTTGCCATGGCGTTTTTTTGTAAAAGGGAATAAATATGTGAGTAAACCTAATAAAATTTAA
- a CDS encoding GNAT family N-acetyltransferase, with product MHYKNDMIIIREFVPQEFALFLELFDNENVTRYLPYKTPDEYKEMFDKALSDYKDGPFSRWGIFDAQTNDFVGMGLARTFLDNPEQIEIGYTLGENYWGKGLGTSVCKALVEYCLSLHHQKDIVAVTDLDNIGSQKVLLKTGFGRTENLVRGDRELAYFIL from the coding sequence ATGCATTACAAAAACGACATGATCATTATCCGTGAATTTGTTCCACAAGAGTTTGCGCTGTTTTTAGAGCTGTTTGATAACGAAAATGTTACAAGATATCTGCCCTATAAAACACCTGATGAATATAAAGAAATGTTTGACAAAGCATTATCGGATTACAAAGATGGCCCCTTCAGCAGATGGGGAATATTTGATGCTCAAACCAATGATTTCGTAGGAATGGGTCTTGCCAGAACTTTCCTCGATAATCCCGAACAGATAGAAATAGGATATACATTAGGAGAAAACTATTGGGGAAAAGGATTGGGAACAAGCGTATGCAAAGCGCTTGTTGAGTACTGCCTTTCTCTGCATCATCAAAAAGATATAGTTGCGGTAACTGATCTGGATAATATTGGCTCTCAGAAAGTTCTTCTGAAAACCGGTTTTGGCAGAACAGAAAATCTGGTGAGAGGAGATAGGGAACTGGCTTATTTTATATTGTAA